One window of the Betaproteobacteria bacterium genome contains the following:
- a CDS encoding CNP1-like family protein, whose protein sequence is MAEVEDDFRLQRWEEADVGFPVAPSEVDCLPFYVSAATVNRFCVDAKSLSVGRDGVVRYTLMISAPSGVRNVSFEGMRCETREVRLYALGQSDGSWSKSRGERWRRISEAGANRHHATLFLEHFCPDGVIVAQGDEALANLRRGGRRSRNQIW, encoded by the coding sequence GTGGCCGAGGTCGAAGACGATTTTCGTCTACAGCGCTGGGAGGAAGCCGACGTTGGATTTCCTGTGGCGCCGAGTGAGGTGGACTGTCTGCCGTTCTATGTCAGTGCCGCAACCGTCAATCGTTTTTGTGTAGACGCGAAGTCTCTTTCGGTCGGCCGAGACGGCGTTGTGCGATACACACTGATGATTTCAGCGCCCTCCGGAGTCCGGAACGTGAGCTTCGAAGGGATGCGCTGTGAGACCCGTGAGGTACGCCTGTACGCTTTGGGCCAGAGTGACGGGTCTTGGTCAAAATCCAGAGGCGAGCGTTGGCGCAGGATTTCCGAGGCTGGGGCCAACCGCCACCACGCGACCCTTTTTCTGGAGCATTTCTGCCCGGATGGGGTCATTGTTGCCCAGGGTGACGAGGCGCTTGCGAACC